From the genome of Symphalangus syndactylus isolate Jambi chromosome 5, NHGRI_mSymSyn1-v2.1_pri, whole genome shotgun sequence, one region includes:
- the MEX3B gene encoding RNA-binding protein MEX3B, with product MPSSLFADLERNGSGGGGGGGGGGGGGGGGGSSGGGETLDDQRALQLALDQLSLLGLDSDEGASLYDSEPRKKSVNMTECVPVPSSEHVAEIVGRQGCKIKALRAKTNTYIKTPVRGEEPVFVVTGRKEDVAMARREIISAAEHFSMIRASRNKNTALNGAVPGPPNLPGQTTIQVRVPYRVVGLVVGPKGATIKRIQQQTHTYIVTPSRDKEPVFEVTGMPENVDRAREEIEAHIALRTGGIIELTDENDFHANGTDVGFDLHHGSGGSGPGSLWSKPTPSITPTPGRKPFSSYRNDSSSSLGSASTDSYFGGGTSSSAAATPRLADYSPPSPALSFAHNGNNNNNGNGYTYTAGEASVPSPDGCSDLQPTFDPAPAPPPGAPLLWAQFERSPGGGPAAPVSSSCSSSASSSASSSSVVFPGGGASAPSNANLGLLVHRRLHPGTSCPRLSPPLHMAPGAGEHHLARRVRSDPGGGGLAYAAYANGLGAQLPGLQPSDTSGSSSSSSSSSSSSSSSSGLRRKGSRDCSVCFESEVIAALVPCGHNLFCMECANRICEKSEPECPVCHTAVTQAIRIFS from the exons ATGCCCAGCTCGCTGTTTGCAGACCTGGAGCGCAACGGCAgcggcggtggcggtggcggtggcggtggcggcggcggcggcggcggcggcggcagcagcggaGGGGGAGAGACCCTGGATGACCAAAGAGCCCTGCAGCTCGCGCTCGACCAGCTCTCCCTGCTGGGGCTGGACAGTGACGAGGGCGCCTCTCTGTACGACAGCGAGCCGCGCAAGAAGAGCGTGAACATGACCGAGTGCGTGCCAGTGCCCAGTTCTGAGCATGTCGCCGAGATCGTGGGGCGGCAAG GTTGTAAAATCAAAGCGCTGCGGGCGAAGACCAATACTTACATCAAGACCCCAGTTCGTGGGGAGGAGCCTGTCTTTGTTGTGACGGGCAGGAAGGAGGATGTGGCCATGGCTCGGAGGGAGATCATCTCCGCTGCCGAGCATTTCTCCATGATCCGCGCCTCCCGGAATAAGAACACGGCACTCAACGGCGCGGTGCCTGGGCCGCCCAACCTGCCCGGGCAGACCACCATCCAAGTGCGGGTGCCCTACCGCGTGGTGGGGCTCGTGGTGGGGCCCAAAGGCGCCACGATCAAGCGCATCCAGCAGCAGACGCACACGTACATCGTGACGCCCAGCCGGGATAAGGAGCCGGTGTTCGAGGTGACCGGCATGCCGGAGAACGTGGATCGCGCTCGAGAGGAGATTGAGGCGCACATTGCTCTGCGTACCGGCGGCATCATTGAGCTCACAGACGAGAACGACTTCCACGCCAACGGCACCGATGTGGGCTTCGATCTGCATCATGGGTCCGGCGGGTCCGGCCCAGGCAGCCTCTGGAGCAAGCCCACCCCCAGCATCACGCCCACCCCCGGCCGCAAGCCCTTCTCCAGCTACCGCAACGACAGCTCCAGCTCGCTTGGCAGTGCTTCCACAGACTCTTACTTCGGAGGTGGGACCAGCAGCAGCGCAGCCGCTACCCCGCGCCTGGCGGACTACAGCCCCCCCAGCCCCGCCTTGAGCTTTGCGCACAacggaaacaacaacaacaacggcAACGGGTACACCTACACAGCAGGGGAAGCCTCAGTGCCATCCCCCGACGGCTGCTCCGACCTGCAGCCCACTTTTGACCCGGCTCCCGCTCCCCCACCTGGGGCACCACTTCTCTGGGCCCAGTTCGAGCGGTCCCCGGGAGGCGGACCTGCAGCTCCGGTATCTTCTTCCTGCTCTTCTTCCGCATCTTCGTCTGCTTCTTCCTCCTCCGTGGTCTTCCCCGGGGGTGGCGCCAGTGCGCCCTCCAACGCCAACCTGGGGCTATTGGTGCACCGCCGGCTGCACCCTGGCACCAGCTGCCCGCGCCTGTCTCCGCCCTTGCACATGGCCCCGGGGGCGGGAGAGCACCACCTGGCTCGCCGGGTGCGCAGCGACCCGGGTGGGGGAGGCCTGGCCTACGCCGCTTATGCCAACGGGCTGGGGGCACAGCTGCCTGGCTTGCAGCCGTCGGACACGTCGGGCTCCTCCTCTTCGTCCAGCTCCTCCTCCAGctcttcatcctcttcctccGGGCTTCGGCGTAAAGGCAGCCGCGACTGCTCCGTGTGCTTCGAGAGCGAAGTGATTGCCGCGCTGGTGCCCTGTGGCCACAACCTCTTCTGCATGGAGTGCGCCAACCGCATCTGTGAGAAGAGCGAGCCCGAGTGCCCGGTCTGCCACACCGCGGTCACTCAGGCCATCCGTATCTTTTCTTAA